One genomic segment of Culturomica massiliensis includes these proteins:
- a CDS encoding [Fe-Fe] hydrogenase large subunit C-terminal domain-containing protein has protein sequence MMTQRPIYTEPDNCQDCYKCIRECPVKAIRIENNKAYIIADRCIYCGHCTQICPTGAKKIRNGVPVVKAILQQHKKVILSLAPSYVSEFSDIPTPVLIHAIKQLGFSDVSETALGAELVSDTVNRYLLESPPGIYISSACPVVVEYIRKYAPEILPSLTPVLSPLLAHARLLKSKYGEDTKVIFAGPCIGKKIEADNHKELVQIAITFKDLRQWLGEEGIALDVSPQNKENSEFVPYHSGEGALYPVEGGMLAGIHGDDKKIIKMAFSGMENVRDVLRNLHRENRKDSVFLELLSCKGGCINGPGKLSPSSLALKRYEVTRKAEKERPAPLVAPPDLFACYKADPQTDTADYSEEQIVQALSAVGKTSAADELNCSGCGYDSCRDFARALLAGRAEENMCVSYMRKIAHDKATVLLQKIPAGVILADSDLKVVDMNRFAAELLGEETSLVYDASPGLQGVALEDICSFPGLFGAALSTGKEIIERQIRENDKIWMLSIYNIQPHRLVFGLLQDMREPYGKKQWMLNKTDEVIRKHMETVRQIACLLGENAAFTDTSLKAVIETLKGKEE, from the coding sequence ATGATGACTCAGCGTCCCATTTATACGGAACCGGACAATTGTCAGGATTGTTACAAATGCATCCGCGAATGTCCAGTAAAAGCGATTCGGATAGAGAATAACAAAGCTTATATTATCGCCGACCGTTGTATCTATTGCGGCCATTGCACGCAAATATGTCCGACCGGAGCCAAAAAAATACGTAATGGAGTACCCGTCGTAAAAGCAATCTTACAACAACACAAAAAAGTCATACTATCTCTGGCTCCTTCCTATGTGAGCGAATTCAGCGATATTCCGACACCGGTCCTCATACATGCAATCAAGCAGCTGGGATTCAGTGATGTCTCCGAGACAGCCCTCGGTGCAGAATTGGTTTCGGACACTGTAAACCGGTATTTGCTGGAATCTCCTCCCGGAATTTACATTTCTTCCGCCTGTCCGGTCGTCGTCGAATACATCCGGAAATATGCCCCGGAAATTCTTCCGTCCCTCACGCCGGTTTTATCTCCGCTGCTGGCACATGCACGCCTGCTGAAAAGCAAATACGGAGAAGACACAAAGGTCATTTTTGCAGGTCCCTGTATCGGCAAAAAGATAGAAGCCGACAATCATAAGGAATTGGTTCAGATCGCCATCACCTTTAAAGATCTGCGCCAATGGCTGGGAGAAGAAGGTATCGCCTTAGACGTGTCTCCTCAAAATAAGGAGAATTCGGAATTCGTACCTTACCATTCCGGAGAAGGTGCACTTTACCCGGTGGAAGGCGGTATGCTGGCCGGCATCCACGGAGATGATAAAAAAATTATCAAAATGGCGTTTTCGGGTATGGAAAACGTAAGGGATGTACTCCGTAATCTGCATCGGGAAAACCGGAAAGACAGCGTATTCCTGGAACTTCTTTCCTGCAAGGGAGGATGCATCAACGGTCCCGGAAAACTGAGCCCGTCATCGCTGGCACTCAAACGATACGAGGTTACCCGCAAAGCGGAGAAAGAGCGCCCCGCCCCGTTGGTAGCCCCCCCGGACCTCTTTGCTTGCTATAAAGCCGATCCCCAAACTGACACCGCCGATTACAGCGAGGAACAGATTGTTCAGGCCCTCTCTGCCGTCGGCAAAACATCTGCTGCCGACGAACTGAATTGCAGCGGTTGCGGATACGACAGTTGCCGCGATTTTGCCCGGGCATTGCTGGCCGGCAGAGCAGAAGAAAACATGTGTGTATCGTATATGCGTAAAATCGCTCACGATAAAGCCACCGTATTATTGCAGAAAATCCCGGCAGGTGTTATTCTGGCCGATTCCGATTTAAAGGTAGTAGATATGAACCGGTTTGCCGCCGAGCTTCTGGGAGAAGAAACATCACTGGTATACGACGCTTCTCCGGGCTTGCAAGGTGTTGCCCTGGAAGATATATGCTCCTTCCCTGGACTATTCGGAGCGGCCCTCTCAACCGGAAAAGAAATTATCGAACGGCAAATCCGGGAAAACGACAAGATATGGATGCTCTCGATATACAACATCCAGCCTCATCGCCTGGTATTCGGCCTGCTGCAAGACATGCGCGAACCTTACGGAAAAAAACAGTGGATGCTGAATAAAACGGATGAAGTGATCCGGAAACACATGGAAACCGTCCGGCAGATCGCCTGCTTACTCGGAGAGAATGCGGCCTTCACGGATACTTCCCTGAAAGCCGTAATAGAAACCCTGAAAGGTAAAGAAGAATAA
- a CDS encoding SpoIIE family protein phosphatase, protein MIASDIFIEIDYYQKNKAGNSVCGDCFMSRRLKGEGRIIGVLSDGLGSGIKASVLSSMTATMAINYTAMNESILSTARSIIDTLPQDRDKQISYSTFCILDIDCFGNTKVIEYETPAFHLLRKGELQEVRKEKIPVKRLDLLDSAMWISEFKLEKEDRLIFFTDGISQSGMGGSRFPAGWDKEIPDYLREIVRSHPTISAEELAHRMVIQAEKNDGYNLLDDASCFVIYNRTPRNLLICSGPPYDPKNDNYLAGKFKDFKGKKVICGGTTARILSRELHIPIEISTNDNGDDLPPTSDMEGVDLVTEGILTLSQTERILSGKEDDKNAGGAGELFRLLHNSDKITFLVGTCINIAHQDPTLPVELEIRRNVIKNIKFLLETKFLKDVEISYL, encoded by the coding sequence ATGATTGCTTCTGATATTTTCATCGAGATCGATTATTACCAAAAAAACAAAGCCGGTAACAGCGTTTGCGGCGATTGTTTTATGTCCAGACGTCTGAAAGGAGAAGGACGTATTATCGGCGTACTTTCAGACGGCCTGGGAAGCGGCATCAAAGCCAGCGTGCTTTCTTCGATGACAGCTACAATGGCCATCAATTATACGGCAATGAATGAATCCATTCTCTCGACAGCCCGTTCCATTATCGATACACTTCCCCAAGACCGGGACAAACAAATCAGTTATTCGACATTCTGTATCCTGGATATCGACTGTTTCGGCAATACCAAGGTCATCGAATATGAAACGCCGGCATTCCATCTTCTCCGGAAGGGAGAATTACAGGAAGTAAGGAAGGAAAAAATACCGGTCAAACGATTGGATTTACTGGACTCTGCCATGTGGATCTCGGAATTCAAACTGGAAAAAGAAGATCGTCTGATCTTTTTTACAGACGGCATCAGCCAATCGGGCATGGGAGGCTCCCGCTTTCCGGCAGGCTGGGATAAAGAAATCCCTGACTATCTTCGGGAAATCGTCCGTTCACATCCAACGATCTCAGCCGAAGAACTGGCCCACCGTATGGTCATCCAGGCAGAAAAAAACGACGGCTATAACCTGCTCGACGATGCCAGTTGCTTTGTCATATACAACCGGACTCCCCGCAACTTACTCATCTGTTCCGGCCCGCCTTACGATCCGAAAAACGACAACTACCTAGCCGGTAAATTCAAGGATTTCAAAGGGAAAAAAGTAATTTGCGGAGGAACAACCGCCCGGATACTCTCGCGGGAACTCCATATCCCCATCGAAATCTCAACAAACGACAACGGCGATGACCTGCCTCCGACCTCTGACATGGAAGGAGTTGATCTCGTTACCGAAGGTATCCTGACTTTGAGCCAAACCGAACGCATACTCTCCGGCAAAGAAGACGACAAAAATGCAGGAGGAGCCGGCGAGTTATTCCGCCTGCTACACAACAGCGACAAAATCACATTCCTGGTCGGCACCTGTATTAACATTGCCCACCAGGACCCGACATTGCCGGTAGAACTGGAAATCCGAAGGAACGTCATCAAAAATATCAAATTTTTATTAGAGACAAAATTCCTTAAAGACGTTGAAATTAGCTATCTTTGA
- a CDS encoding monomeric [FeFe] hydrogenase, whose translation MLYDNFAMLTKRELLIRIVKLLKEDELVTKLKYLPVEMRPRNKKPVRCCVHKDRYILKHKIISILGFEIKDEEIDLIHLSEFARMAMANKNTKENILSVVHEACSACIQSQYAVTNLCRGCEGRPCVMNCPKAAISFKGGKASISTEDCVSCGLCQKVCPYHAIVYTPVPCQEACPVNAIDKDEEGIEHIDKSKCIYCGKCMQACPYGAIMERSKIIDIHKTMTHPNKKIVAIPAPAIYGQFNASPGQILSAIKQIGFDDVIEVAYGAEVTAANEAQELKERLAEGVTFMTSSCCPAYTGWVDKHAPMLKPYVSDTRSPMVYAARYAKEKYPDAEVVFIGPCLAKRYEAESVPEVDYVMSFEELGAFMVAYDIDVANCGEKELSSEVTRFGRGFAQAGGVRQAIANAVGDEVTTTAIEGLDKKNQGLLKAMIKRPEANFIEVMACDGGCINGPCSLAPLTLARRQIKKIL comes from the coding sequence ATGTTGTACGATAACTTTGCAATGCTCACCAAACGGGAGTTGCTGATCCGGATCGTCAAATTACTGAAAGAGGATGAGTTAGTTACAAAGCTAAAATACCTGCCGGTCGAAATGCGCCCCCGCAATAAAAAACCGGTAAGATGTTGTGTCCATAAAGACCGCTACATTCTCAAACACAAAATCATTTCCATTCTCGGCTTTGAAATCAAAGACGAAGAAATCGATTTGATTCACTTGTCGGAATTTGCCCGCATGGCCATGGCCAACAAAAACACGAAAGAAAACATTTTGTCGGTTGTGCACGAGGCCTGTAGTGCCTGTATCCAATCCCAGTATGCGGTTACCAACCTCTGCCGGGGATGCGAGGGACGTCCCTGTGTTATGAACTGTCCCAAAGCCGCCATTTCTTTTAAAGGCGGTAAAGCTTCGATCAGCACCGAAGATTGTGTCAGTTGCGGACTGTGTCAGAAAGTATGTCCCTATCACGCCATTGTATACACCCCTGTACCGTGCCAGGAAGCTTGCCCGGTAAATGCAATCGACAAAGACGAAGAGGGAATCGAACACATCGACAAAAGTAAATGCATCTATTGCGGAAAATGTATGCAAGCCTGTCCTTATGGCGCCATTATGGAACGTTCGAAGATCATCGACATACATAAAACGATGACCCACCCCAATAAAAAAATCGTTGCCATTCCGGCTCCTGCCATATACGGGCAATTCAATGCTTCTCCGGGACAGATCCTATCCGCCATCAAGCAAATCGGTTTCGATGACGTCATCGAAGTTGCTTACGGAGCCGAGGTCACAGCAGCTAACGAAGCCCAAGAGCTGAAAGAACGTTTGGCTGAAGGTGTGACATTTATGACGTCCTCCTGCTGTCCGGCTTATACCGGCTGGGTAGACAAACACGCTCCCATGCTGAAACCTTATGTGTCGGATACCCGAAGCCCGATGGTCTATGCCGCACGATACGCCAAAGAAAAGTATCCGGATGCGGAAGTTGTATTTATCGGTCCCTGTCTGGCCAAACGTTATGAAGCCGAATCGGTCCCGGAAGTGGATTATGTCATGAGCTTCGAAGAGTTGGGCGCTTTTATGGTAGCCTACGACATAGATGTCGCCAACTGTGGGGAGAAAGAATTAAGCAGCGAAGTGACACGCTTCGGTCGCGGCTTTGCCCAGGCAGGAGGTGTTCGCCAGGCAATTGCCAATGCCGTCGGAGACGAAGTCACTACTACAGCCATCGAAGGACTCGATAAAAAAAATCAGGGTTTACTCAAAGCCATGATCAAAAGACCGGAAGCCAACTTTATAGAAGTCATGGCCTGTGACGGCGGATGCATCAACGGCCCCTGTTCATTAGCCCCCTTGACCCTCGCCAGACGGCAAATCAAAAAAATACTATAA